The following coding sequences lie in one Metopolophium dirhodum isolate CAU chromosome 5, ASM1992520v1, whole genome shotgun sequence genomic window:
- the LOC132945969 gene encoding hexokinase type 2 isoform X2, translating into MRTKPEMMGQLRPAFSELNISEGFEFDTEIVTNEIKEDCKSLLLSNEQLTTLMKDMDGAIRNGLGKDTNPSSIVKCYVTYVQDLPNGTERGKFLALDLGGTNFRVLLIELGENNYFHMDSEIFKVPAHIQTGKGTELFDHIAKCLAEFIKKHNLDSKKALPLGFTFSFPLRQVGLTKGYLNSWTKGFNCSGVVDEDVVRLLKEAIKRRKDVEIDVCGILNDTTGTIMSCAWKNPNTKIGVIVGTGCNACYVEKVENAELFDGDKTKPHVIVNTEWGAFGDDGKLDAVRTKYDREIDEDSLNPGRQRFEKMISGMYMGEIVRLAIVDLANQNKLFEGRLSEQMKTKGAFGTSFVSDIEGDKANYKETLKVLSEMGINDPSLVDCANVRYICECVSRRSAHLVSAGLAALLNKMDEKSVTIGVDGSVYRFHPYFHKLMVEKTKQLTKSDIKFDLMLSEDGSGRGAALVAAVAVRDELPSMTNGFSAK; encoded by the exons ATGAGGACCAAGCCGGAAATGATGGGCCAACTGCGTCCCGCGTTCAGCGAACTCAATATTTCCGAAGGTTTCGAATTCGACACCGAAATCGTCACCAACGag ATCAAAGAAGATTGCAAATCACTTCTTTTGTCCAATGAACAACTGACCACCTTGATGAAAGATATGGATGGAGCCATCAGGAATGGTTTGGGCAAAGATACCAATCCCTCTTCCATTGTCAAGTGTTATGTCACTTACGTACAAGATTTGCCTAATGGCACAG AAAGAGGAAAATTCTTGGCTCTGGACTTGGGTGGCACCAATTTCCGTGTGCTATTGATTGAATTGGGAGAGAATAACTACTTCCATATGGACTCTGAAATCTTCAAAGTACCTGCTCATATCCAAACTGGCAAAGGCACAGAA TTATTCGATCATATTGCTAAATGTCTGgcagaatttattaaaaaacacaaCTTGGACAGCAAAAAGGCATTACCCTTGGGCTTTACTTTTAGTTTTCCACTTAGACAAGTTGGACTTACCAAAGGATATTTAAATAGTTGGACTAAAGGATTTAACTGCTCAGGAGTAGTTGACGAAGACGTAGTCAGACTTCTCAAGGAAGCAATCAAGAGAAGAAAG GACGTCGAGATTGATGTGTGTGGAATATTGAACGATACAACCGGTACAATCATGTCATGCGCTTGGAAGAACCCGAACACCAAAATTGGAGTTATTGTTG GAACTGGTTGCAACGCGTGCTACGTGGAAAAGGTGGAAAACGCCGAACTCTTCGACGGTGACAAGACGAAACCACACGTGATCGTCAACACAGAATGGGGTGCATTCGGAGATGACGGAAAATTGGACGCAGTCCGCACGAAATACGATCGGGAAATCGACGAGGACTCGTTGAACCCCGGACGACAAAG ATTCGAGAAAATGATCAGTGGCATGTACATGGGCGAGATCGTGCGGTTGGCCATCGTGGACTTGGCCAACCAGAACAAACTTTTCGAGGGAAGACTGTCCGAACAAATGAAGACCAAGGGAGCGTTCGGCACGTCATTCGTATCCGACATCGAAGG TGATAAAGCCAACTACAAAGAAACATTGAAGGTTCTGAGCGAGATGGGCATCAACGACCCATCATTAGTCGACTGCGCCAACGTACGGTATATTTGTGAGTGCGTATCCAGGCGGTCGGCGCATCTGGTGTCCGCCGGTCTGGCCGCTCTTCTCAACAAAATGGACGAGAAGTCCGTCACGATCGGCGTTGACGGTTCCGTTTACCGTTTCCATCCATACTTCCATAAACTTATGGTGGAAAAGACCAAACAACTGACCAAATCTGACATCAAA TTTGACCTGATGTTGTCCGAAGACGGAAGTGGTCGTGGAGCGGCCCTAGTCGCTGCTGTAGCTGTCAGAGATGAATTACCATCAATGACGAATGGATTCTCGGCGAAATAA
- the LOC132945969 gene encoding hexokinase type 2 isoform X1, translating to MRTKPEMMGQLRPAFSELNISEGFEFDTEIVTNEIKEDCKSLLLSNEQLTTLMKDMDGAIRNGLGKDTNPSSIVKCYVTYVQDLPNGTERGKFLALDLGGTNFRVLLIELGENNYFHMDSEIFKVPAHIQTGKGTELFDHIAKCLAEFIKKHNLDSKKALPLGFTFSFPLRQVGLTKGYLNSWTKGFNCSGVVDEDVVRLLKEAIKRRKDLNLRLTAVLNDATGTLMSCAHKTRFSKNCFVGLIIGTGCNACYVEKVENAELFDGDKTKPHVIVNTEWGAFGDDGKLDAVRTKYDREIDEDSLNPGRQRFEKMISGMYMGEIVRLAIVDLANQNKLFEGRLSEQMKTKGAFGTSFVSDIEGDKANYKETLKVLSEMGINDPSLVDCANVRYICECVSRRSAHLVSAGLAALLNKMDEKSVTIGVDGSVYRFHPYFHKLMVEKTKQLTKSDIKFDLMLSEDGSGRGAALVAAVAVRDELPSMTNGFSAK from the exons ATGAGGACCAAGCCGGAAATGATGGGCCAACTGCGTCCCGCGTTCAGCGAACTCAATATTTCCGAAGGTTTCGAATTCGACACCGAAATCGTCACCAACGag ATCAAAGAAGATTGCAAATCACTTCTTTTGTCCAATGAACAACTGACCACCTTGATGAAAGATATGGATGGAGCCATCAGGAATGGTTTGGGCAAAGATACCAATCCCTCTTCCATTGTCAAGTGTTATGTCACTTACGTACAAGATTTGCCTAATGGCACAG AAAGAGGAAAATTCTTGGCTCTGGACTTGGGTGGCACCAATTTCCGTGTGCTATTGATTGAATTGGGAGAGAATAACTACTTCCATATGGACTCTGAAATCTTCAAAGTACCTGCTCATATCCAAACTGGCAAAGGCACAGAA TTATTCGATCATATTGCTAAATGTCTGgcagaatttattaaaaaacacaaCTTGGACAGCAAAAAGGCATTACCCTTGGGCTTTACTTTTAGTTTTCCACTTAGACAAGTTGGACTTACCAAAGGATATTTAAATAGTTGGACTAAAGGATTTAACTGCTCAGGAGTAGTTGACGAAGACGTAGTCAGACTTCTCAAGGAAGCAATCAAGAGAAGAAAG GACCTGAATCTACGTTTAACGGCTGTATTGAATGATGCAACCGGAACCCTAATGAGTTGTGCCCACAAAACACGTTtttcaaaaaactgttttgtagGTTTGATCATTG GAACTGGTTGCAACGCGTGCTACGTGGAAAAGGTGGAAAACGCCGAACTCTTCGACGGTGACAAGACGAAACCACACGTGATCGTCAACACAGAATGGGGTGCATTCGGAGATGACGGAAAATTGGACGCAGTCCGCACGAAATACGATCGGGAAATCGACGAGGACTCGTTGAACCCCGGACGACAAAG ATTCGAGAAAATGATCAGTGGCATGTACATGGGCGAGATCGTGCGGTTGGCCATCGTGGACTTGGCCAACCAGAACAAACTTTTCGAGGGAAGACTGTCCGAACAAATGAAGACCAAGGGAGCGTTCGGCACGTCATTCGTATCCGACATCGAAGG TGATAAAGCCAACTACAAAGAAACATTGAAGGTTCTGAGCGAGATGGGCATCAACGACCCATCATTAGTCGACTGCGCCAACGTACGGTATATTTGTGAGTGCGTATCCAGGCGGTCGGCGCATCTGGTGTCCGCCGGTCTGGCCGCTCTTCTCAACAAAATGGACGAGAAGTCCGTCACGATCGGCGTTGACGGTTCCGTTTACCGTTTCCATCCATACTTCCATAAACTTATGGTGGAAAAGACCAAACAACTGACCAAATCTGACATCAAA TTTGACCTGATGTTGTCCGAAGACGGAAGTGGTCGTGGAGCGGCCCTAGTCGCTGCTGTAGCTGTCAGAGATGAATTACCATCAATGACGAATGGATTCTCGGCGAAATAA
- the LOC132945969 gene encoding hexokinase type 2 isoform X3 — translation MCIVIHPILRALYGLFTGATSSSSAARVTIKEDCKSLLLSNEQLTTLMKDMDGAIRNGLGKDTNPSSIVKCYVTYVQDLPNGTERGKFLALDLGGTNFRVLLIELGENNYFHMDSEIFKVPAHIQTGKGTELFDHIAKCLAEFIKKHNLDSKKALPLGFTFSFPLRQVGLTKGYLNSWTKGFNCSGVVDEDVVRLLKEAIKRRKDLNLRLTAVLNDATGTLMSCAHKTRFSKNCFVGLIIGTGCNACYVEKVENAELFDGDKTKPHVIVNTEWGAFGDDGKLDAVRTKYDREIDEDSLNPGRQRFEKMISGMYMGEIVRLAIVDLANQNKLFEGRLSEQMKTKGAFGTSFVSDIEGDKANYKETLKVLSEMGINDPSLVDCANVRYICECVSRRSAHLVSAGLAALLNKMDEKSVTIGVDGSVYRFHPYFHKLMVEKTKQLTKSDIKFDLMLSEDGSGRGAALVAAVAVRDELPSMTNGFSAK, via the exons ATGTGCATCGTTATCCACCCGATCCTGCGCGCCCTCTACGGCCTGTTCACTGGAGCCACTTCGTCTTCGTCCGCAGCCCGCGTGACC ATCAAAGAAGATTGCAAATCACTTCTTTTGTCCAATGAACAACTGACCACCTTGATGAAAGATATGGATGGAGCCATCAGGAATGGTTTGGGCAAAGATACCAATCCCTCTTCCATTGTCAAGTGTTATGTCACTTACGTACAAGATTTGCCTAATGGCACAG AAAGAGGAAAATTCTTGGCTCTGGACTTGGGTGGCACCAATTTCCGTGTGCTATTGATTGAATTGGGAGAGAATAACTACTTCCATATGGACTCTGAAATCTTCAAAGTACCTGCTCATATCCAAACTGGCAAAGGCACAGAA TTATTCGATCATATTGCTAAATGTCTGgcagaatttattaaaaaacacaaCTTGGACAGCAAAAAGGCATTACCCTTGGGCTTTACTTTTAGTTTTCCACTTAGACAAGTTGGACTTACCAAAGGATATTTAAATAGTTGGACTAAAGGATTTAACTGCTCAGGAGTAGTTGACGAAGACGTAGTCAGACTTCTCAAGGAAGCAATCAAGAGAAGAAAG GACCTGAATCTACGTTTAACGGCTGTATTGAATGATGCAACCGGAACCCTAATGAGTTGTGCCCACAAAACACGTTtttcaaaaaactgttttgtagGTTTGATCATTG GAACTGGTTGCAACGCGTGCTACGTGGAAAAGGTGGAAAACGCCGAACTCTTCGACGGTGACAAGACGAAACCACACGTGATCGTCAACACAGAATGGGGTGCATTCGGAGATGACGGAAAATTGGACGCAGTCCGCACGAAATACGATCGGGAAATCGACGAGGACTCGTTGAACCCCGGACGACAAAG ATTCGAGAAAATGATCAGTGGCATGTACATGGGCGAGATCGTGCGGTTGGCCATCGTGGACTTGGCCAACCAGAACAAACTTTTCGAGGGAAGACTGTCCGAACAAATGAAGACCAAGGGAGCGTTCGGCACGTCATTCGTATCCGACATCGAAGG TGATAAAGCCAACTACAAAGAAACATTGAAGGTTCTGAGCGAGATGGGCATCAACGACCCATCATTAGTCGACTGCGCCAACGTACGGTATATTTGTGAGTGCGTATCCAGGCGGTCGGCGCATCTGGTGTCCGCCGGTCTGGCCGCTCTTCTCAACAAAATGGACGAGAAGTCCGTCACGATCGGCGTTGACGGTTCCGTTTACCGTTTCCATCCATACTTCCATAAACTTATGGTGGAAAAGACCAAACAACTGACCAAATCTGACATCAAA TTTGACCTGATGTTGTCCGAAGACGGAAGTGGTCGTGGAGCGGCCCTAGTCGCTGCTGTAGCTGTCAGAGATGAATTACCATCAATGACGAATGGATTCTCGGCGAAATAA